Proteins from one Embleya scabrispora genomic window:
- a CDS encoding helix-turn-helix transcriptional regulator, with the protein MSDRRELAGFLTRARERLSPVDVGLPDGSRRRTAGLRREEVARLAGMSVDYYARLEQNRGPNPSSQLLAALARALRLDRDGRDHLFHLAGQVPPGRSSGRDAHVPPAMLLVLDRLYDVPAQVISDLGDVLAQNTMAVALMGPEVGRNLLVRWFTEPGSRSRFRAEDVDAVSRMYVADLRAAVGGRAGDPRAAALVAQLSSGSAEFVELWAAHDVAVRWSMDRTIRHPSIGDITVRGQVLVVAEADQRLIVYTAEPGSRAAEQLALLRVVGVQTMTASAEAGTGRD; encoded by the coding sequence ATGAGCGATCGACGCGAACTCGCCGGCTTTCTGACGCGCGCCCGGGAGCGGTTGTCCCCGGTCGACGTGGGACTGCCCGACGGCTCTCGGCGGCGCACAGCGGGGCTGCGGCGCGAGGAGGTCGCTCGGCTGGCCGGGATGTCGGTCGACTACTACGCGCGGCTGGAGCAGAACCGGGGCCCCAACCCGTCGTCGCAACTGCTCGCCGCGCTGGCCCGCGCGCTGCGGTTGGACCGGGACGGCCGCGATCACCTCTTCCACCTGGCCGGGCAGGTGCCGCCGGGGCGCTCGTCGGGCCGCGACGCGCACGTGCCGCCGGCGATGTTGCTGGTGCTCGATCGGTTGTACGACGTGCCGGCGCAGGTGATCTCCGATCTGGGCGACGTCCTCGCGCAGAACACGATGGCGGTCGCGTTGATGGGGCCGGAGGTCGGGCGCAATCTGCTGGTGCGATGGTTCACCGAGCCGGGGTCGCGGTCGCGCTTCCGGGCGGAGGATGTCGACGCCGTTTCGCGTATGTACGTGGCCGATCTGCGGGCCGCGGTCGGGGGGCGGGCCGGGGATCCCCGGGCGGCGGCGCTGGTGGCCCAACTGTCGTCGGGGTCGGCGGAGTTCGTGGAGTTGTGGGCCGCGCACGATGTGGCGGTGCGGTGGTCGATGGACAGGACGATCCGGCATCCGTCGATCGGCGACATCACGGTGCGGGGCCAGGTGCTGGTCGTGGCCGAGGCGGATCAGCGGTTGATCGTGTACACGGCCGAGCCGGGGAGTCGGGCGGCGGAGCAGTTGGCGCTGCTTCGGGTCGTGGGCGTGCAGACCATGACGGCCTCGGCGGAGGCGGGCACGGGGCGGGATTGA
- the alaS gene encoding alanine--tRNA ligase has translation MLSPDIRSTFLDFFTARGHRAVPSGSLLPPDPSLLVANAGMNQFKPWFLGDVEPGFPRATSVQKCVRTVDIDNIGYTRRHSTFFEMLGNFSFGDYFKPETIAFAYELLTEHFGLSRDRLWITVYEDDDESERIWRAVGVPSSRIQRMGAADNFWSMGVPGPCGPCSDVTYDRGPSFGPDGGPAVDSERFVELWSLVFMRSVRGESGPDGSFPVLGELPRTGVDTGLGLDRLATILQDVDGTVETDLLRPTLAVVEESAGRGYCPADREDPDRVSFEVVTDHARAIAFLLADGIRPGKEGTGYVLRRLMRRAIRHGRRLGIEGAILPPITASVVRNLGPSWPELTLAAPLIEEVTAREEESFDRVLTRGTRLVDRAIRRRLEAGRSDLPAETVFTLYDSHGYPPDLTIEAARESGLTVDHPHLRTLLPTLPPNPNGR, from the coding sequence ATGCTCTCTCCAGACATCCGCTCCACCTTTCTCGATTTCTTCACCGCGCGCGGGCACCGCGCGGTGCCGTCCGGTTCGCTGCTGCCGCCCGATCCGAGCCTGCTGGTGGCGAACGCGGGGATGAACCAGTTCAAACCCTGGTTCCTGGGCGACGTCGAGCCCGGGTTCCCGCGCGCGACCTCGGTCCAGAAGTGCGTCCGTACCGTCGACATCGACAACATCGGGTACACCCGTCGGCACTCGACCTTCTTCGAGATGCTGGGCAACTTCTCCTTCGGCGACTACTTCAAGCCGGAGACCATCGCGTTCGCGTACGAACTGCTCACCGAACACTTCGGCCTGTCCCGCGACCGGCTGTGGATCACGGTGTACGAGGACGACGACGAGTCGGAGCGGATCTGGCGCGCGGTCGGGGTGCCGTCGTCGCGGATCCAACGGATGGGCGCGGCGGACAACTTCTGGTCGATGGGCGTGCCGGGGCCGTGCGGGCCGTGCTCCGACGTCACCTACGACCGGGGCCCGTCGTTCGGGCCGGACGGCGGACCGGCGGTGGACTCGGAGCGCTTCGTCGAGTTGTGGAGTCTGGTCTTCATGCGCAGCGTGCGCGGCGAGAGCGGGCCCGACGGGAGCTTTCCCGTCCTCGGCGAACTGCCGCGCACCGGCGTCGACACGGGGCTCGGACTGGACCGGCTCGCGACGATCCTCCAGGACGTGGACGGCACGGTCGAGACCGACCTGCTGCGGCCCACGCTCGCGGTGGTCGAGGAGTCGGCGGGTCGGGGCTACTGCCCCGCCGACCGCGAGGACCCCGACCGGGTCTCGTTCGAGGTGGTCACCGACCACGCGCGGGCGATCGCGTTCCTGCTCGCGGACGGCATCCGGCCGGGCAAGGAGGGCACGGGGTACGTCCTGCGCCGGCTGATGCGGCGCGCGATCCGGCACGGCCGCCGGCTCGGCATCGAAGGAGCGATCCTGCCGCCGATCACCGCGAGCGTGGTGCGCAATCTGGGCCCGTCCTGGCCCGAACTCACCCTCGCGGCGCCGCTGATCGAGGAGGTGACCGCGCGGGAGGAGGAGTCCTTCGACCGAGTCCTCACCCGCGGCACGCGCCTGGTCGACCGCGCAATCCGCCGTCGCCTGGAGGCAGGCCGATCCGACCTGCCGGCGGAAACCGTATTCACCCTCTACGACTCCCACGGCTACCCCCCGGACCTGACCATCGAGGCGGCACGCGAGTCCGGCCTGACGGTGGACCACCCCCACCTACGCACCCTCCTGCCAACACTCCCCCCAAACCCGAACGGCAGGTAG
- a CDS encoding zinc ribbon domain-containing protein — translation MSEQPRSEVPAGDGGDLRPDMADRLRSYWGFSAQRERQAAIGRAAPRKRRHVEVQCGKCGSTKVSTDIVGDYVCGSCAARWRPPTAADGPTCPECGSGKVSSMPYGDRKCRDCDHQWRPS, via the coding sequence ATGAGCGAGCAGCCACGCAGCGAGGTCCCGGCCGGCGACGGCGGCGACCTGCGCCCGGACATGGCCGATCGACTGCGCTCCTACTGGGGCTTCTCCGCCCAGCGCGAACGCCAGGCCGCGATCGGACGCGCCGCGCCGCGCAAGCGGCGGCACGTCGAGGTGCAGTGCGGCAAGTGCGGCTCGACCAAGGTGAGTACCGACATCGTCGGCGACTACGTCTGCGGCTCGTGCGCCGCGCGCTGGCGACCGCCGACCGCCGCGGACGGGCCGACCTGTCCCGAGTGCGGTTCGGGCAAGGTGTCCTCGATGCCGTACGGGGACCGCAAGTGTCGGGACTGCGATCACCAGTGGCGACCCAGCTGA
- a CDS encoding SDR family NAD(P)-dependent oxidoreductase, which translates to MAERLRDHVAVITGSGAGIGRGIARRFAAEGCRVLVNDIRGEAAERVAAEITDTFGVETLAVAADVTVKAEAVGLVEAALSRWGRLDTLVNNAWGGGRINRIENKTDEQFRHGLDMAMWAGWWTMRAAFEPMRDAGGGSVINIASLNGVNAHRFTAEYNVGKEALRALTRSAAREWAPHQIRANVICPGARTEAFEAYARANPEAAAAAEALNPMGRMGDPETDIGGAALFLASEDSRYVTGNTLFVGGGTHINGSTWAPTPEEDRVG; encoded by the coding sequence ATGGCAGAACGTCTTCGGGACCACGTCGCGGTGATCACCGGCTCGGGCGCCGGCATCGGGCGCGGGATCGCCCGGCGGTTCGCGGCCGAGGGGTGTCGGGTCCTGGTCAACGACATCCGTGGTGAGGCGGCGGAGCGGGTGGCCGCCGAGATCACCGACACCTTCGGCGTCGAGACGCTCGCGGTGGCCGCCGACGTCACGGTCAAGGCCGAGGCGGTCGGGCTGGTCGAGGCCGCGCTGTCCCGGTGGGGACGCCTCGACACGCTGGTCAACAACGCGTGGGGCGGCGGTCGGATCAACCGGATCGAGAACAAGACCGACGAACAGTTCCGGCACGGCCTGGACATGGCGATGTGGGCCGGGTGGTGGACGATGCGCGCGGCGTTCGAGCCGATGCGGGACGCGGGCGGCGGCAGCGTGATCAACATCGCCAGCCTGAACGGGGTCAACGCGCACCGCTTCACCGCCGAGTACAACGTCGGCAAGGAGGCGCTGCGCGCGCTGACCCGCTCGGCCGCGCGGGAGTGGGCGCCGCACCAGATCCGGGCCAACGTGATCTGCCCCGGGGCCAGGACCGAGGCGTTCGAGGCGTACGCGAGGGCGAACCCGGAGGCCGCCGCGGCCGCCGAGGCGCTGAATCCGATGGGACGGATGGGTGACCCGGAGACCGACATCGGCGGCGCCGCGCTGTTCCTGGCGAGCGAGGATTCGCGCTACGTGACCGGCAACACCCTGTTCGTGGGCGGCGGGACGCACATCAACGGGTCGACGTGGGCGCCCACACCGGAGGAGGATCGAGTCGGGTGA
- a CDS encoding nicotinate phosphoribosyltransferase: MDTATTALLTDHYELTMLEAALRSGAAHRRSVFEVFARRLPDGRRYGVTAGTGRLLDAIENFRFDDETLSFLDEAGVVGRATLDWLAGYRFTGDVWGYAEGECWFPGSPLLVVEGSFAEAVVLETLILSILNHDAAVAAAASRMTSAAAGRPCIEMGSRRTHEEAAVAAARAAYISGFASTSNLRAGQRYGIPTRGTSAHAFTLLHDDEREAFAAQVAALGADTTLLVDTYDVATAVRTAVEVAGHELGAVRLDSGDLLLLAHRVRAQLDELGAAKTRIVVTSDLDEYAIASLRAAPVDAYGVGTQLVTGSGHPTASLVYKLVARAMSDEPDAPLVPVAKKSPGKPSHGGRKSAVRRYDADGVAEAEVLRPFRADAEPVPGERELLVPLVLGGEVVGREPLSAARARHERSREELPLSATQLSRGEPVLPTIYE, translated from the coding sequence ATGGACACCGCAACCACGGCATTGCTGACGGATCACTACGAGCTGACGATGCTCGAAGCCGCACTGCGCAGCGGTGCGGCGCACCGTCGTTCGGTGTTCGAGGTCTTCGCCCGCCGGCTGCCGGACGGCCGCCGCTACGGCGTGACCGCCGGCACCGGGCGCCTGCTCGACGCCATCGAGAACTTCCGCTTCGACGACGAGACGCTGAGCTTCCTCGACGAGGCCGGCGTGGTCGGCCGGGCGACGCTGGATTGGCTGGCCGGCTACCGCTTCACCGGTGACGTGTGGGGCTACGCCGAGGGCGAGTGCTGGTTCCCCGGCTCGCCGCTGCTGGTGGTCGAGGGCAGCTTCGCCGAGGCGGTGGTGCTGGAGACGCTGATCCTGTCGATCCTCAACCACGACGCCGCGGTCGCCGCCGCCGCGTCGCGGATGACCTCGGCGGCGGCCGGGCGGCCGTGCATCGAGATGGGCTCGCGCCGCACCCACGAGGAGGCCGCGGTCGCCGCCGCGCGCGCCGCGTACATCAGCGGCTTCGCGAGCACGTCCAACCTGCGGGCGGGGCAGCGGTACGGGATCCCGACCCGCGGCACCAGTGCGCACGCCTTCACGCTGCTGCACGACGACGAGCGCGAGGCGTTCGCGGCGCAGGTGGCCGCGCTGGGGGCGGACACCACGCTTTTGGTGGACACCTACGACGTGGCGACCGCGGTGCGCACGGCGGTGGAGGTGGCCGGGCACGAACTCGGCGCGGTCCGGCTCGACTCGGGCGACCTGCTCCTGCTCGCGCACCGGGTACGGGCGCAGCTCGACGAACTCGGCGCGGCCAAGACCCGGATCGTGGTCACCAGCGACCTCGACGAATACGCGATCGCCTCGCTGCGGGCGGCCCCGGTGGACGCCTACGGGGTGGGCACGCAGCTGGTCACCGGCTCGGGGCACCCGACCGCATCGCTGGTGTACAAGCTGGTCGCGCGCGCGATGAGCGACGAGCCGGACGCGCCGCTGGTGCCGGTGGCCAAGAAGTCGCCGGGCAAGCCCAGCCACGGCGGGCGCAAGAGCGCGGTGCGGCGCTACGACGCCGACGGGGTGGCCGAGGCCGAGGTGCTGCGGCCGTTCCGGGCGGATGCGGAGCCGGTGCCGGGGGAGCGGGAACTGCTGGTCCCGCTGGTGCTCGGCGGGGAGGTCGTCGGGCGCGAGCCGCTGTCGGCGGCGCGGGCGCGGCACGAGCGTTCGCGTGAGGAACTGCCGCTTTCGGCTACGCAGCTCTCGCGCGGGGAACCGGTACTTCCGACGATTTACGAGTAG